Proteins encoded within one genomic window of Pseudomonas cannabina:
- a CDS encoding methyl-accepting chemotaxis protein → MILRKLNLAPRSALCFGVFCLMIIALGLLALRQAAELNAAEKFIENNVLPSVKLLASMDREFVTIRGNNARVRNPIEPQDRKTKALNDIQQSRSLIAGFSDALGKLIVTPQGREAFGELTKANGDYQVTQDRYLALVAAGNLEAAVLISNGEMKNSADQVENTLKKLIAINDGKAEKAGDAADTAYQQTLWLVGIFIAVGVITTLLLAWLYTRSLTGPIGESLSIAQRIAGNDLSKDIPENGTDEAAKLIAALAAMQTNLRSALTLIGDSSTQLAATSEEMHAVTEDASRTIQRQSNEIEMAATAVNQMSAAVEEVASNAASASEVTSQSSAAAMAGRAQVDETVTAINLMVSKVQITSTEVQGLAVMATDISKVLDVIRAIAEQTNLLALNAAIEAARAGEAGRGFAVVADEVRALAHRTQQSTREIEQMVGSIQTGTGNAVTAMEQTSVQAHKTLEMANGAGKALLEITNSISQINERNLMIATAAEEQAQVAREVDRSLVSIRDLSSQTSEGSNQTAIATAELSTLASGLNRLTKQFRV, encoded by the coding sequence ATGATCCTGCGAAAACTCAACCTGGCCCCACGTTCGGCACTTTGTTTCGGTGTCTTCTGCCTGATGATCATTGCCTTGGGACTGCTTGCTTTGCGTCAAGCGGCTGAACTCAACGCTGCGGAAAAATTTATCGAAAACAATGTGCTGCCGAGCGTGAAACTGCTCGCTTCGATGGATCGCGAGTTCGTGACTATCCGGGGTAATAATGCTCGCGTACGAAACCCGATCGAACCGCAGGATCGAAAGACCAAGGCGCTCAACGACATCCAGCAGTCACGCTCGCTGATCGCAGGCTTTTCTGATGCACTGGGCAAGTTGATCGTGACCCCGCAAGGACGCGAAGCCTTCGGCGAGCTTACTAAAGCCAATGGCGATTACCAGGTGACACAGGATCGCTATCTGGCCCTGGTTGCCGCAGGTAACCTTGAAGCTGCAGTACTAATATCCAACGGCGAAATGAAAAATTCGGCCGATCAGGTCGAAAACACCCTCAAGAAACTGATTGCGATCAACGACGGTAAAGCTGAAAAAGCCGGTGATGCCGCAGACACTGCCTATCAGCAAACCTTGTGGCTGGTGGGTATTTTCATCGCAGTGGGTGTCATCACCACCCTGCTCCTCGCCTGGCTGTACACCCGCAGCCTGACCGGGCCGATTGGCGAGTCGCTGAGCATCGCGCAACGCATTGCCGGCAATGACCTGAGCAAGGACATTCCAGAGAATGGCACCGATGAAGCGGCGAAACTGATTGCTGCACTCGCGGCCATGCAAACTAACCTGCGCAGTGCCCTGACCTTGATTGGCGACTCCTCCACGCAATTGGCCGCCACCTCGGAAGAAATGCATGCAGTGACCGAAGACGCCTCCCGCACCATTCAGCGTCAGAGCAACGAGATCGAGATGGCTGCAACCGCCGTCAATCAGATGAGCGCTGCGGTTGAAGAAGTGGCCAGTAACGCCGCATCGGCCTCGGAAGTGACCTCGCAATCCAGTGCGGCGGCCATGGCCGGGCGTGCGCAAGTGGATGAAACGGTTACAGCAATCAATCTGATGGTCTCCAAGGTGCAGATCACGTCCACCGAAGTGCAAGGTCTGGCCGTCATGGCCACCGACATCAGCAAGGTTCTGGATGTGATTCGCGCCATTGCCGAGCAGACCAACCTATTGGCGCTCAACGCGGCGATTGAAGCTGCGCGCGCCGGGGAAGCCGGGCGAGGCTTCGCCGTGGTTGCGGATGAAGTCCGGGCACTGGCGCACCGCACTCAGCAATCGACCCGGGAAATCGAACAGATGGTCGGCTCGATTCAGACCGGCACCGGCAATGCGGTGACGGCGATGGAGCAAACCAGCGTGCAGGCACACAAAACCCTGGAAATGGCCAACGGCGCTGGCAAGGCACTGCTTGAGATCACCAACTCCATCAGCCAGATCAACGAGCGCAACCTGATGATCGCGACCGCTGCCGAGGAGCAGGCTCAGGTCGCTCGTGAGGTCGACAGAAGTCTGGTCAGCATCCGCGACTTGTCCAGCCAGACATCCGAAGGATCGAATCAGACCGCTATCGCCACTGCCGAATTGTCGACGCTGGCTTCTGGCTTGAATCGCCTGACCAAACAGTTCCGCGTGTAA